In Ktedonobacteraceae bacterium, the DNA window CCAATAAGGACAGGATTGTTCTCTATTGGAGCCTGGTTGCTCGCCGTGCCTGTTATACCGGTCGTAGATGTGATCGCTTCTTGCGATAACCCCAGGCTCAGGCAGATCAACGAGGCTCCAAGCAGCAGTGCGCCCAACCAATCGATACGAACGCGCCCCCTGCCAACTCTCGCGGCCCCAGTAGGGGCAGGGGAGCTTGCTCCGCCCTCGGCCACCGCGGATGGCTCCCCATCCGCCACACCTCCCACCCCTACCCGGTACGTCCCGGCGGGAACAAACAACCAGATCGCAATCATCAAAACAAATACAATCGGCAGGTTGATGTAAAAGATAGCCTGCCAGCCCCAGTTCTGCACGATAACCGAGCCATAGAGCGGCCCCAACACGCCGCCTGTTTCGGTCACCATACCGATCAGACCCAGCGCCAGGCTGCGCTGCTTTTCGCCGTAATAATCGCCTGCCACCGCCATAGCGATAGGGATGATGGCTCCTCCACCCGCCGCCTGCACAAAACGCGCCGCGACCAGCCATACCAGACCCGGTGTAAGCATGTTGGGATCGCTAAAATCACCCGGCGCGGCAACATTGATGCCGATGTGCTGCAAGAAGCTGATATCGATATTGTCCCCAAGTATGGGAGCAAGACCGCAGAAGAGCGAGCCGAAGCCAAAGATGCCCAGGCAGATAAGAAACACACGCCGCCGTCCATAGATGTCTGAAATGCGACCCATGAGCGGCATCGCAATCAGATAGCCGAGCAGGTAGCCGGTAATAATCCACGCCGCGCGATCCAGCTGCGTCGTGGAAATTTGCAGATCAGCAATGATGCTGGGCAAAGCGGTCACGACAACCGTTTGATCGAGAGCGGTGAGAAAAACAGCGCTACATGCCGCCAGCAATGCCAGCAGTGCGCTATCACGTTGTAATGCGAGGCGCTGCATATCTCTATTCTCTCCTTGTATGGTTTTCCTACGCTATCGGCGCTGGTACTCGGAAAACACCCGGCGGTGGCGAAATAGTGATTTGCTCGTTAAACTTTGAAAGTTTCAGGGTGCGAACGGTCTTAGCTGTATCGCCCTGCGCTGCCACTCCTTTTATAATGATCTGATAGGGAAGGTTGTCGCTCTTGCCGATGCAGGTGGTTACATCGTCAAGCGTTCCCGCGGGCGCGCCCCCCCCCGTGATACCCGCGAGATATTTAGGATCGAGTTTTCCGTTGAAACTCCAGCAATCCTTGCCATCAACCTGCGATGATGTAGGTGTTGTCGGGTTCTGAATATGGCCTATAATCGCGGAAACGCCCGTCTGCGGGTCCGAAAGCGTGCGAGGATCGAGCAGATTCGTAGTGGGCTGCCAGATGCCCAGCAAATTAATGTATTGCTGGCTGCCGATGGCGATGATCTCCACCGGCACGACCGAACCGGCTACCAGCGCTTTCGCATTGGCATGCAGCTTATCAGGCACCACTATATCGCCATCAGCGCTCTGAATTGGCAGCGCACCGCCGGTACCGGGATTCTGGATCGCAAGATTGAAGTGATATGATTTGACTTTCTGAATCGCGGCCTGCGAATTTTTAATCAGCGTATGAACATCCGGCGTCGATGAACCACTACCCCCTCCACAGGCTGCCAGTACGAGCATGAACAGGATCGCGAGACCAGGTATATAATATGCCGGGCGCAGCTGTTTTGCCGGTCTATTTTGTGAAGAAATCTGCCGTCTATGCATGAATAGCTCCTTTATAGTGCAAACAGGCTCTATTTTAGGAAACGTTTGGAAGAGAGGCAAGGTTCTATTCTAGTAAAAACCAGTATTATGAACTCAGCCTGATCAATCCTCGCTGCGCGGCTAATGAGACGGCCTCAGTACGATTGGTGGCACCCAGCTTGCCCATAATAGAACTGACATGAAATTTGGCCGTCCGCTCGCTGATCGTCAAACGAACCGCGATTTCTTTATTAGGCATCCCCTGCGCCAGCAGCGCCAGCACCTCAAGTTCGCGCTCGGTAAGCGCCTCGAAAGGAATATCCTCGTAGGGACGACCACGAGCGCGATCCATCGATTCTCTACTATGGTCGCCCGTTCCGCTCTGAATCGCGCCCGGTGTCCTGTTGAAATTACCGGCGCCCCTGTGTTGCCCCATATGCCTCAAGAGTTTCGAGGCGACCACCGGCTGTAGCAGCGAGCCACCCTGCATAGTGACGCGAATGGCATTGAAGATATCTTCGCGGGGCGCGCCCTTGAGCAGGTAGCCATCGGCCCCCGCTTCCAGAGCCGAGATGATACGCTCATCGTTATCAAAAGCCGTGAAGACGATGATACGAGGGGCGGTTTTTTGCCGCCCCTGCGCGCTCTGTTGCCTGACGCGCTGCCGCAAACGACGAATCGTCTCGACGCCATCGATGACCGGCATTTCCAGGTCGAGCAGGAGAATATCGGGCTGCAGTTCGAGCGACAGGCGCAGGGCTTCTTCGCCGTCAGCCGCCTGTTGTGGCGTGCCGATTACCTCGAAGTCCGGCTGCGTCTCCAGGACAGCGCGTAATCCTTCGCGCACAATAGGGTGATCGTCGGCAAGCAAGATGCGAATCATTGTGAACTCGCTCCTTCTCCTTTCGTCTTACCTGAGTGCGAAGCACCGTCCGCGGACGAGCGGCGCTGGTAGGACGGATCAGTACCAACTCCCAGCGGCACGCAGGCGGCGATGCAGGTGCCCGCGCCTGGCTCGCTCTGGATACACAGCACTCCCCCAAGCAACTTCACCCGCTCGCTCATACCCGTCAGGCCAAAATGATTCCCTGACTCGCCTTCGCCGGAAGATGACGTCACCTCGTCGGGATTGAAGCCGCGGCCATCATCCTGAACATACAGGCAGAGTTCATCGTCCTCGATGCTGAGCGCGAGCGATATATGCTGCGCGCCAGCATGTTTATAGGCGTTGGAGAGCGCTTCCTGGGCGACGCGGTAGATACCGGCTTCCAGGCGCGGCGGCAGCATAGGAAAATCACTGGCCGGTATTGAGCGATATTCGACCTCGATGCCCGGTATGGCAGTTTCCCGCGCCAGCGCTGCCAGCGCTTCGGACAACGTATGCCCTTGCAGTGGAGCTGCCCGCAGGTCAATAACGGATCGCCGGGCCTCCTCAAGGTTCTGGCGGGCCAGCGCCAGGGCGCGCAGGATAGCCTCGTGCGCTCGTTCTGGCCGCGACGTTACCAGCAGATCGGCGGTTTCAAGTTGCAGCGTAATTGCAGCCAACCCCTGGGCGAGCGTGTCATGAATCTCGCGCGCCAGCCGGTTGCGTTCCTCGATAGTCGCCAGGCGCGCGGCGGACCGTGTATGTTCGGCGGAAAGGCGAGCGCGCTGGATGGCAAGGCCAATCTGGTCTCCAATGATGTGTAGCAATTGCAGCTCTTCCTCCGCCAGTTCGCGCCAGTCTTCACTGGCAACATTCAGAACACCAATGGGAGTATCGCCCGCGTAGATGGGGATGCTGGCATGGAAGCGCAGTCCCAACGAAGAGGGGTCCTTATCGCGCTCGGCATTTTTCAAGCGGCTGCAGCGCAGGACGTTGATATTGGCCGCCCCCTCCAGGTCGCCTGCCAGAAATGTATCAAGGCACAGGCAAAATCCGGTCATGCGCTCCGGGTGATCCGCGAGATACGGTGGAAGAGCCTGGGCAGCGGCAAGATAGGGCGAGCCTGCCTCATCCAGCAGCCAGACCCAACCCGTCTGCAAGCCGAGCAATTTGGTAACCTGCGCCAATACTTCCTGCAAGGCTTCATGCACATCGACCTTGCGATTCAAGTGACCGGCAATGGCATAAAGAATCGCAAGGTCGCGATTGCCGCGCAGCAGCGAAGTCATCGTTTCCTGCTGTTCAGGAGCGTCAACCTGTGGTGATGAAGAATCTCTTTGTGCCGTGATGTCTTCTGGTTGAGTAGCCATGCTCCTATTGTATAACTCACCCAGAACGACCGCAAGGGCATCACACGTGAGGGCTTTCAAGAAACCTGCTGACCAGTACTGCCGCCTCTTCCTCATCCCCATTTGCCACCCAGACAATCCTCGTATCGCGACGAAACCAGGTCAGCTGGCGCCTGGTAAAATCGTGAATAGCATATTTCAGGCGCTGCACCATTTCATCTTCGCTCGCATATTCTCCCCGTAACAGGCGGCTGATAAAGCGATACTCCAATCCCAGCGCTTCAAGACGCTCGTGACTTACGCCTTGCGCAAGCAGATCGCCCACCTCCTGCACCATACCCTGCCGCATGCGTTCATCCACGCGAGCATCGATACGCTGGTAGAGGATATCCCTCGGCCACTCGATACCCAGCAGCAGCGAGCGATAGAGGGGCGCGGATATCGCCCTTTGCTGGGAGAAGGGTTTGCCCGTGATCAGGCAGACCTCGAGCGCGCGAATGACCCGGCGCGGGTTGCGGCGGTCGATTGTAGCGGCGCTTCGCGGGTCAAGCTCCTCCAATTGTGCCAGCAGATCAGGCAATGGTCGCGACTCGAGTTGCGCCCGCAGTTCCGGCTGCGGTGGCACAGGGGGAATATCCAGGTGGTCAACCACAGCCTGAATGTAATGCGGCGAGCCACCGACGAGGAACGGTTGATGACCTCGTGCGACGATATTAGCAATGGCGGCGTTAGCCTGCTGCTGAAACTGTGAAACGGTATAGATCTCGCGCGGATCGGCAACATCCAGCAAATGGTGGGGCACAAGCGCGCGTTCTTCAGGCGTCACCTTGGCGGTGCCAATATCGAGTCCGCGATAAACCTGGCGCGAATCGGCAGAGACAATCTCGCCATCAAAACGCCGCGCCAGGGCTATGCCCAGCCCGCTTTTGCCCGACGCCGTTGGCCCAAGTATAACAACCAGGTCTTGTAGGGGCGGGGGCGAAATTGGGGTGGAGTGGGAATCTTTGTGGTCGTCCGCCTCCGGGGATATCATACTCATGGAATGGAATAGTTCTGCGCGATCAGCATATCGGCGCGCCGTACCAGCAGTACGACCACAGCTATGCCGAGCGCGATCAAAAAGATTGAGATCAGGCCATAGGTAAGGCCGTTCGCCAGCGCCAGCCCAAGCGCCGCTCCGATAACAACCGCAAACGCCATAATTAAGCGCCGCACGAGCCGCGTGGCCAATATTACGATCTTAAAGATACGATTGCTTACGCGCGGAGCCGTACCAACCGTGGCTCCAAGGGCCGCGACGAGCAGCATGATGAAGAGTTGCAGGGGCGGCGCCGCCGGAAATGCCAGCATTTGCCAGGCGCCCTGGCTTAAACCCAAT includes these proteins:
- a CDS encoding MFS transporter, yielding MQRLALQRDSALLALLAACSAVFLTALDQTVVVTALPSIIADLQISTTQLDRAAWIITGYLLGYLIAMPLMGRISDIYGRRRVFLICLGIFGFGSLFCGLAPILGDNIDISFLQHIGINVAAPGDFSDPNMLTPGLVWLVAARFVQAAGGGAIIPIAMAVAGDYYGEKQRSLALGLIGMVTETGGVLGPLYGSVIVQNWGWQAIFYINLPIVFVLMIAIWLFVPAGTYRVGVGGVADGEPSAVAEGGASSPAPTGAARVGRGRVRIDWLGALLLGASLICLSLGLSQEAITSTTGITGTASNQAPIENNPVLIGIALLLLAIFIVLEVMIERRNLPLIELSLFKRATFSASSLVSLLVGAALIIAMVDIPLFVATVLGGGPIDSGLALLRLTVMIPIGAIIGGWLCGRITCRLTAIVGLIPAALGFWLMHLWPANVGWLQITTSTVICGLGFGLVIAPISTTAINAANKRQMGMASSTVTVLRMVGMILGLAALTSWGLGKFHDLLVAFRPPPGTTVLSPAYTTAYLKYVTFAAHEVFTSIFLAAGIVCLIAIVPAFLMEGRKSSPYELIRRG
- a CDS encoding LppX_LprAFG lipoprotein, with translation MHRRQISSQNRPAKQLRPAYYIPGLAILFMLVLAACGGGSGSSTPDVHTLIKNSQAAIQKVKSYHFNLAIQNPGTGGALPIQSADGDIVVPDKLHANAKALVAGSVVPVEIIAIGSQQYINLLGIWQPTTNLLDPRTLSDPQTGVSAIIGHIQNPTTPTSSQVDGKDCWSFNGKLDPKYLAGITGGGAPAGTLDDVTTCIGKSDNLPYQIIIKGVAAQGDTAKTVRTLKLSKFNEQITISPPPGVFRVPAPIA
- a CDS encoding response regulator transcription factor encodes the protein MIRILLADDHPIVREGLRAVLETQPDFEVIGTPQQAADGEEALRLSLELQPDILLLDLEMPVIDGVETIRRLRQRVRQQSAQGRQKTAPRIIVFTAFDNDERIISALEAGADGYLLKGAPREDIFNAIRVTMQGGSLLQPVVASKLLRHMGQHRGAGNFNRTPGAIQSGTGDHSRESMDRARGRPYEDIPFEALTERELEVLALLAQGMPNKEIAVRLTISERTAKFHVSSIMGKLGATNRTEAVSLAAQRGLIRLSS
- a CDS encoding GAF domain-containing sensor histidine kinase, with the translated sequence MATQPEDITAQRDSSSPQVDAPEQQETMTSLLRGNRDLAILYAIAGHLNRKVDVHEALQEVLAQVTKLLGLQTGWVWLLDEAGSPYLAAAQALPPYLADHPERMTGFCLCLDTFLAGDLEGAANINVLRCSRLKNAERDKDPSSLGLRFHASIPIYAGDTPIGVLNVASEDWRELAEEELQLLHIIGDQIGLAIQRARLSAEHTRSAARLATIEERNRLAREIHDTLAQGLAAITLQLETADLLVTSRPERAHEAILRALALARQNLEEARRSVIDLRAAPLQGHTLSEALAALARETAIPGIEVEYRSIPASDFPMLPPRLEAGIYRVAQEALSNAYKHAGAQHISLALSIEDDELCLYVQDDGRGFNPDEVTSSSGEGESGNHFGLTGMSERVKLLGGVLCIQSEPGAGTCIAACVPLGVGTDPSYQRRSSADGASHSGKTKGEGASSQ
- the miaA gene encoding tRNA (adenosine(37)-N6)-dimethylallyltransferase MiaA, translated to MSMISPEADDHKDSHSTPISPPPLQDLVVILGPTASGKSGLGIALARRFDGEIVSADSRQVYRGLDIGTAKVTPEERALVPHHLLDVADPREIYTVSQFQQQANAAIANIVARGHQPFLVGGSPHYIQAVVDHLDIPPVPPQPELRAQLESRPLPDLLAQLEELDPRSAATIDRRNPRRVIRALEVCLITGKPFSQQRAISAPLYRSLLLGIEWPRDILYQRIDARVDERMRQGMVQEVGDLLAQGVSHERLEALGLEYRFISRLLRGEYASEDEMVQRLKYAIHDFTRRQLTWFRRDTRIVWVANGDEEEAAVLVSRFLESPHV